From one Bos indicus x Bos taurus breed Angus x Brahman F1 hybrid chromosome 7, Bos_hybrid_MaternalHap_v2.0, whole genome shotgun sequence genomic stretch:
- the DOT1L gene encoding histone-lysine N-methyltransferase, H3 lysine-79 specific isoform X3, with amino-acid sequence MGEKLELRLKSPVGAEPAVYPWPLPVYDKHHDAAHEIIETIRWVCEEIPDLKLAMENYVLIDYDTKSFESMQRLCDKYNRAIDSIHQLWKGTTQPMKLNTRPSTGLLRHILQQVYNHSVTDPEKLNNYEPFSPEVYGETSFDLVAQMIDEIKMTEDDLFVDLGSGVGQVVLQVAAATNCKHHYGVEKADIPAKYAELERGDFLSEEWRERIANTSVVFVNNFAFGPEVDHQLKERFANMKEGGRIVSSKPFAPLNFRINSRNLSDIGTIMRVVELSPLKGSVSWTGKPVSYYLHTIDRTILENYFSSLKNPKLREEQEAARRRQQRENKSNTTTPTKVPESKAAVPADTPVDSGAEEEKAGTATVKKPSPSKARKKKLNKKGRKMVGRKRGRPKKMSATNPERKPKKTQSSLDLLHAQTASRAASPLPQDAHRPPHSPFYQLPPSVQRPTPEQLLLAPTPPALHRLLESFRIQYLQFLAYTKTPQYKASLQQLLDQEKEKNARLLGAAQQLFGHCQAQKEEIKRLFQQKLDELGVKALTYNDLIQAQKEISAHNQQLREQTEQLEKGNWELRSQSLRLLKARCEELKLDWSTLSLENLLKEKQALKSQISEKQRHCLELQISIVELEKSQRQQELLQLKSCVPPDEALALQLRGKPEAEPSRLHLELDCARFSLPPFSSLSPELSMNGHAAGYELCSALGRPSPKQNTPQYLASPLDQEVVPCTPSHSGRPRLEKLSSLALPDYTRLSPAKLVLRRHLSQDHAASGKAAASELHPRAEHAKENGLPYQSPGITNGIKLSPQDPRPSSPTALQMGEKGPEKGVKERAYASSGEAITSLPVSIPLSTVQPSKLPVSIPLASVVLPSRAEKARSTPSPGPPARESSSTLEKQVAANTHGAGGNAAGSKSLALAPTGFAYAGSVAISGALAGSPAPLAPGAEPPALDESSSSGSLFATVGSRSSTPQHPPLLTQPRTCGSASPAPQLCSSPRLGALGPLPDSGKGDLPCEASFSDPESEAKRRIVFTISAGASSTKQSPSSKHSPLPSGARGDGGQGHGPDGRKRGRRKRASAGTPSLSSSVSPKRRALPSVAGLFTQSSGSPLNLNSMVSNINQPLEITAISSPESSLKSSPVPYQDNDQPPVLKKEKPLSQTNGAHYSPLTSDEEPGSEDEPGSARIERKIATISLESKSPPKTLENAGGSLAGRKAPLASEPVNSSKWKSTFSPISDLGLAKAADSPLQAASALSHNSLFAFRPGLEEPSAADAKLATHSRKSFPGTLPGAGGLSPSSLPASGFALGGGLAADLSLHSFSDGASLSHKAPEAAGLGAPLSFPGPRGKEGGAAESGPFVNKRQLDGLGPKGEGGLPTCGPPDKASTAHSKAGKGREREPDVKNGHNLFMAAATAPPAGLLSGPGLAPAASSAGGAAPSVQTHRPFLGAFAPGPQFALGPMSLQANLGPSVLQSLFSSVPAAGLVHVSTAATRLTNSHAMGSFSSGVAGGAVGGVFNHAVPPASAHPFGASFGSGAACRSATLSLTPLQAVASTPASSFQAPSSAEPRPPPPPPHLGRPPPGQPALHAPPHPNATLPPPPALLPANSEPVLLQNLVSLPANQAFLPASSAASLPPANASLSIKLASLPHKVSRPSLTVHHQPLPGLALAQAAPVNPQASSTGPPAVWVSLGMPPPYAARLAGVKPR; translated from the exons GAGTGGGCCAGGTTGTGCTGCAGGTTGCCGCGGCCACCAACTGCAAACATCACTACGGTGTAGAGAAAGCTGACATCCCAGCCAAGTACGCGGAG CTGGAGAGGGGGGACTTCCTCTCGGAGGAGTGGAGAGAACGGATTGCTAACACAAG TGTTGTATTTGTGAATAACTTTGCCTTTGGTCCTGAGGTGGATCACCAGCTGAAGGAGCGGTTTGCAAACATGAAGGAAG GTGGCAGAATCGTGTCCTCGAAGCCCTTTGCGCCTCTGAACTTCAGAATAAACAGTAGAAACTTGAGTG ACATCGGCACCATCATGCGCGTCGTGGAGCTGTCGCCGCTAAAAGGCTCGGTGTCATGGACGGGGAAGCCAGTCTCCTACTACCTGCACACCATCGACCGCACCATA ctTGAAAACTATTTTTCTAGTCTAAAAAATCCAAAACTCAGG GAGGAACAAGAGGCAGCTCGGCGCCGGCAGCAGCGGGAGAACAAGAGCAACACAACCACGCCCACCAAGGTGCCCGAGAGCAAGGCAGCTGTGCCGGCGGACACCCCCGTG GACTCTGGTGCTGAGGAGGAGAAAGCCGGGACGGCCACTGTCAAGAAGCCATCTCCCTCCAAGGCCCGGAAGAAGAAGCTGAACAAGAAGGGCCGGAAGATGGTGGGTCGGAAGCGTGGGCGCCCCAAGAAGATGAGTGCCACCAACCCCGAGCGCAAGCCCAAGAAGACCCAGAGCTCACTGGACCTGCTGCACGCCCAGACCGCGTCACGAGCGGCCTCCCCCTTGCCGCAGG ACGCGCACAGGCCACCTCACAGCCCATTCTACCAGCTACCTCCCAGCGTGCAGCGGCCTACCCCCGAGCAGCTGCTGCTGGCACCCACCCCGCCCGCACTGCACAGGCTGCTAG AGTCCTTCAGGATTCAGTACCTACAGTTCCTGGCATACACGAAGACCCCTCAGTACAAGGCCAGCCTGCAGCAGCTCCTGGACCAGGAGAAG GAGAAGAATGCCCGGTTGCTAGGCGCAGCGCAGCAGCTATTTGGCCACTGCCAAGCTCAGAAGGAGGAGATCAAGAGGCTCTTCCAGCAGAAACTGGACGAG CTGGGAGTGAAGGCGCTGACCTACAACGACCTGATCCAAGCGCAGAAGGAGATCTCGGCTCACAACCAGCAGTTGAGGGAGCAGACGGAGCAGCTGGAGAAGGGCAACTGGGAGCTGAGGAGCCAGAGCCTGAGGCTG CTCAAGGCACGATGCGAGGAGCTGAAGCTGGACTGGTCCACGCTGTCGCTGGAGAATCTGCTGAAGGAGAAGCAGGCCCTGAAGAGCCAGATCTCAGAGAAGCAGAGGCACTGCCTGGAGCTGCAG ATCAGCATCgtggagctggagaagagccAGCGGCAGCAGGAGTTGCTGCAGCTCAAGTCCTGCGTGCCGCCTGATGAGGCACTGGCTCTGCAGCTTCGTGGGAAGCCAGAGGCTGAGCCTAGCCGGCTGCACTTGGAGCTGGACTGCGCCCGCTTCTCCCTGCCACCCTTCAGCAGCTTGAGCCCCGAGCTCTCTATGAATGGCCACGCAGCCGGCTATGAGCTCTGCAGCGCACTGGGTCGGCCCTCGCCCAAGCAGAACACCCCCCAGTACCTGGCCTCCCCGCTAGACCAGGAGGTCGTGCCCTGCACCCCTAGCCACAGCGGCCGGCCACGGCTAGAGAAGCTGTCCAGCCTGGCCCTGCCTGACTACACCAGGCTATCCCCTGCCAAGCTGGTGCTGCGGCGCCACCTGAGCCAGGACCACGCGGCCAGTGGCAAGGCAGCTGCCAGTGAGCTGCACCCACG AGCCGAGCATGCCAAGGAGAATGGGCTCCCTTACCAGAGCCCTGGCATCACTAATGGCATCAAGCTGAGCCCACAAGACCCCCGACCTTCATCCCCCACGGCTTTACAGATGGGAGAGAAGGGCCCCGAGAAG GGTGTGAAGGAGCGTGCCTACGCCAGCAGTGGGGAGGCCATCACCAGCCTGCCCGTCAGCATCCCGCTGAGCACCGTGCAGCCCAGCAAGCTGCCCGTCAGCATCCCCCTGGCCAGCGTGGTGCTGCCCAGCCGCGCCGAGAAGGCG AGAAGCACACCCAGCCCTGGGCCACCGGCCCGAGAGTCCTCATCCACGCTGGAGAAGCAGGTGGCTGCTAACACTCATGGTGCCGGGGGCAACGCTGCTGGGAGCAAGAGCCTCGCCCTGGCTCCCACAG GCTTTGCATACGCCGGCTCGGTGGCCATCAGTGGGGCCCTGGCCGGCAGCCCGGCACCCCTCGCCCCTGGAGCCGAGCCCCCAGCCCTGGACGAGTCCTCCAGCTCTGGAAGCCTCTTTGCCACCGTGGGGTCCCGCAGCTCCACCCCGCAGCACCCACCCCTGCTGACGCAGCCACGCACCTGTGGCTCGGCCTCGCCAGCCCCCCAGCTCTGCTCCAGCCCCCGGCTTGGCGCTCTGGGCCCACTCCCCGACTCTGGCAAAGGGGACCTGCCCTGCGAGGCCAGCTTCTCAGACCCTGAGAGCGAAGCCAAAAGGAGAATCGTCTTCACCATCTCGGCGGGCGCCAGCAGCACCAAGCAGTCACCTTCCAGCAAACACAGCCCTCTGCCGTCGGGTGCCCGCGGGGACGGTGGCCAGGGCCATGGGCCAGACGGCCGCAAGCGGGGCCGGAGGAAGCGGGCATCGGCGGGGACCCCCAGCCTGAGCTCGAGTGTGTCCCCCAAGCGCCGGGCCTTGCCATCTGTCGCTGGGCTTTTCACGCAGTCTTCAGGGTCCCCCCTGAACCTCAACTCCATG GTCAGCAACATCAACCAGCCCCTGGAGATCACAGCAATCTCGTCCCCTGAGAGCTCCTTAAAGAGCTCACCCGTCCCCTACCAGGACAACGACCAACCACCCGTGCTCAAGAAGGAGAAGCCCCTGAGCCAGACCAATGGTGCCCACTACTCCCCACTGACTTCGGACGAGGAGCCAGGCTCTGAGGATGAGCCCGGCAGTGCCAG aaTTGAGAGAAAAATTGCAACGATCTCCTTAGAAAGCAAGTCTCCGCCAAAAACCTTGGAAAATG CAGGTGGCAGCCTAGCAGGAAGGAAGGCGCCGCTGGCCAGCGAGCCGGTCAACAGCAGCAAGTGGAAGTCCACCTTCTCACCCATCTCCGACCTGGGCCTGGCCAAGGCGGCCGACAGCCCGCTGCAGGCTGCCTCTGCTCTGAGCCACAACTCTCTGTTCGCTTTCCGGCCTGGCCTGGAGGAGCCCAGTGCGGCCGATGCCAagctggccacccactccaggaagAGCTTCCCGGGCACCCTGCCAGGGGCGGGCGGGCTGAGCCCCAGTAGCCTTCCTGCCAGCGGCTTCGCCCTGGGCGGGGGCCTAGCAGCTGACCTCAGTTTACACAGCTTCAGTGATGGTGCTTCTCTCTCCCACAAGGCCCCCGAGGCAGCTGGCCTGGGTGCCCCCCTGAGCTTCCCCGGCCCACGGGGCAAAGAGGGTGGCGCTGCAGAGTCTGGCCCCTTCGTGAACAAGCGGCAGCTGGACGGACTGGGCCCAAAAGGCGAGGGGGGCCTTCCCACATGCGGACCCCCGGACAAGGCCTCCACAGCGCATAGCAAGGCAGGCAAGGGCCGCGAGCGCGAGCCTGACGTCAAGAACGGCCACAACCTGTTCATGGCCGCTGCCACTGCGCCCCCTGCAGGCCTCCTCAGCGGCCCAGGTCTTGCCCCAGCGGCATCCTCGGCAGGTGGCGCAGCCCCGTCCGTGCAGACCCACCGCCCCTTCCTGGGCGCCTTCGCCCCCGGGCCACAGTTCGCACTGGGCCCCATGTCGCTACAGGCCAACCTGGGCCCAtctgtgctgcagtccctgtTCAGTTCCGTGCCCGCCGCCGGCCTGGTTCACGTCTCGACCGCCGCCACCAGATTGACCAACTCGCACGCCATGGGCAGCTTCTCCTCTGGGGTGGCCGGCGGCGCAGTTGGAG GTGTCTTTAACCACGCGGTGCCTCCCGCCTCCGCCCATCCGTTTGGAGCCAGTTTCGGCAGTGGGGCTGCATGTCGCAGCGCCACGCTGAGCTTAACCCCGCTGCAGGCGGTGGCCAGCACCCCGGCCTCTTCCTTTCAGGCCCCGTCCTCTGCGGAGCCgaggccacccccaccccctccgcaCCTGGGCCGGCCCCCTCCGGGGCAGCCCGCCCTCCACGCACCCCCTCATCCTAACGCCACCTTGCCTCCTCCCCCTGCGCTGCTCCCAGCTAACTCTGAGCCCGTGCTTCTGCAGAACCTCGTATCCCTCCCTGCTAACCAAGCTTTCTTACCCGCCTCCTCTGCCGCCTCTCTGCCGCCTGCTAACGCCTCTCTGTCCATCAAGCTCGCCTCCCTCCCGCACAAGGTGTCCCGGCCCTCCTTGACGGTGCACCACCAGCCCCTGCCTGGGCTGGCCCTGGCCCAGGCCGCGCCCGTGAACCCACAGGCCAGCTCCACGGGGCCGCCCGCCGTGTGGGTTTCCCTTGGCATGCCGCCTCCGTATGCCGCGCGCCTTGCGGGGGTTAAGCCGCGATAA
- the DOT1L gene encoding histone-lysine N-methyltransferase, H3 lysine-79 specific isoform X2: MGEKLELRLKSPVGAEPAVYPWPLPVYDKHHDAAHEIIETIRWVCEEIPDLKLAMENYVLIDYDTKSFESMQRLCDKYNRAIDSIHQLWKGTTQPMKLNTRPSTGLLRHILQQVYNHSVTDPEKLNNYEPFSPEVYGETSFDLVAQMIDEIKMTEDDLFVDLGSGVGQVVLQVAAATNCKHHYGVEKADIPAKYAETMDREFRKWMKWYGKKHAEYTLERGDFLSEEWRERIANTSVVFVNNFAFGPEVDHQLKERFANMKEGGRIVSSKPFAPLNFRINSRNLSDIGTIMRVVELSPLKGSVSWTGKPVSYYLHTIDRTILENYFSSLKNPKLREEQEAARRRQQRENKSNTTTPTKVPESKAAVPADTPVDSGAEEEKAGTATVKKPSPSKARKKKLNKKGRKMVGRKRGRPKKMSATNPERKPKKTQSSLDLLHAQTASRAASPLPQDAHRPPHSPFYQLPPSVQRPTPEQLLLAPTPPALHRLLESFRIQYLQFLAYTKTPQYKASLQQLLDQEKEKNARLLGAAQQLFGHCQAQKEEIKRLFQQKLDELGVKALTYNDLIQAQKEISAHNQQLREQTEQLEKGNWELRSQSLRLLKARCEELKLDWSTLSLENLLKEKQALKSQISEKQRHCLELQISIVELEKSQRQQELLQLKSCVPPDEALALQLRGKPEAEPSRLHLELDCARFSLPPFSSLSPELSMNGHAAGYELCSALGRPSPKQNTPQYLASPLDQEVVPCTPSHSGRPRLEKLSSLALPDYTRLSPAKLVLRRHLSQDHAASGKAAASELHPRAEHAKENGLPYQSPGITNGIKLSPQDPRPSSPTALQMGEKGPEKGVKERAYASSGEAITSLPVSIPLSTVQPSKLPVSIPLASVVLPSRAEKARSTPSPGPPARESSSTLEKQVAANTHGAGGNAAGSKSLALAPTGFAYAGSVAISGALAGSPAPLAPGAEPPALDESSSSGSLFATVGSRSSTPQHPPLLTQPRTCGSASPAPQLCSSPRLGALGPLPDSGKGDLPCEASFSDPESEAKRRIVFTISAGASSTKQSPSSKHSPLPSGARGDGGQGHGPDGRKRGRRKRASAGTPSLSSSVSPKRRALPSVAGLFTQSSGSPLNLNSMVSNINQPLEITAISSPESSLKSSPVPYQDNDQPPVLKKEKPLSQTNGAHYSPLTSDEEPGSEDEPGSARIERKIATISLESKSPPKTLENGGSLAGRKAPLASEPVNSSKWKSTFSPISDLGLAKAADSPLQAASALSHNSLFAFRPGLEEPSAADAKLATHSRKSFPGTLPGAGGLSPSSLPASGFALGGGLAADLSLHSFSDGASLSHKAPEAAGLGAPLSFPGPRGKEGGAAESGPFVNKRQLDGLGPKGEGGLPTCGPPDKASTAHSKAGKGREREPDVKNGHNLFMAAATAPPAGLLSGPGLAPAASSAGGAAPSVQTHRPFLGAFAPGPQFALGPMSLQANLGPSVLQSLFSSVPAAGLVHVSTAATRLTNSHAMGSFSSGVAGGAVGGVFNHAVPPASAHPFGASFGSGAACRSATLSLTPLQAVASTPASSFQAPSSAEPRPPPPPPHLGRPPPGQPALHAPPHPNATLPPPPALLPANSEPVLLQNLVSLPANQAFLPASSAASLPPANASLSIKLASLPHKVSRPSLTVHHQPLPGLALAQAAPVNPQASSTGPPAVWVSLGMPPPYAARLAGVKPR, translated from the exons GAGTGGGCCAGGTTGTGCTGCAGGTTGCCGCGGCCACCAACTGCAAACATCACTACGGTGTAGAGAAAGCTGACATCCCAGCCAAGTACGCGGAG ACCATGGACCGAGAGTTCAGGAAGTGGATGAAATGGTATGGAAAAAAGCATGCAGAATACACA CTGGAGAGGGGGGACTTCCTCTCGGAGGAGTGGAGAGAACGGATTGCTAACACAAG TGTTGTATTTGTGAATAACTTTGCCTTTGGTCCTGAGGTGGATCACCAGCTGAAGGAGCGGTTTGCAAACATGAAGGAAG GTGGCAGAATCGTGTCCTCGAAGCCCTTTGCGCCTCTGAACTTCAGAATAAACAGTAGAAACTTGAGTG ACATCGGCACCATCATGCGCGTCGTGGAGCTGTCGCCGCTAAAAGGCTCGGTGTCATGGACGGGGAAGCCAGTCTCCTACTACCTGCACACCATCGACCGCACCATA ctTGAAAACTATTTTTCTAGTCTAAAAAATCCAAAACTCAGG GAGGAACAAGAGGCAGCTCGGCGCCGGCAGCAGCGGGAGAACAAGAGCAACACAACCACGCCCACCAAGGTGCCCGAGAGCAAGGCAGCTGTGCCGGCGGACACCCCCGTG GACTCTGGTGCTGAGGAGGAGAAAGCCGGGACGGCCACTGTCAAGAAGCCATCTCCCTCCAAGGCCCGGAAGAAGAAGCTGAACAAGAAGGGCCGGAAGATGGTGGGTCGGAAGCGTGGGCGCCCCAAGAAGATGAGTGCCACCAACCCCGAGCGCAAGCCCAAGAAGACCCAGAGCTCACTGGACCTGCTGCACGCCCAGACCGCGTCACGAGCGGCCTCCCCCTTGCCGCAGG ACGCGCACAGGCCACCTCACAGCCCATTCTACCAGCTACCTCCCAGCGTGCAGCGGCCTACCCCCGAGCAGCTGCTGCTGGCACCCACCCCGCCCGCACTGCACAGGCTGCTAG AGTCCTTCAGGATTCAGTACCTACAGTTCCTGGCATACACGAAGACCCCTCAGTACAAGGCCAGCCTGCAGCAGCTCCTGGACCAGGAGAAG GAGAAGAATGCCCGGTTGCTAGGCGCAGCGCAGCAGCTATTTGGCCACTGCCAAGCTCAGAAGGAGGAGATCAAGAGGCTCTTCCAGCAGAAACTGGACGAG CTGGGAGTGAAGGCGCTGACCTACAACGACCTGATCCAAGCGCAGAAGGAGATCTCGGCTCACAACCAGCAGTTGAGGGAGCAGACGGAGCAGCTGGAGAAGGGCAACTGGGAGCTGAGGAGCCAGAGCCTGAGGCTG CTCAAGGCACGATGCGAGGAGCTGAAGCTGGACTGGTCCACGCTGTCGCTGGAGAATCTGCTGAAGGAGAAGCAGGCCCTGAAGAGCCAGATCTCAGAGAAGCAGAGGCACTGCCTGGAGCTGCAG ATCAGCATCgtggagctggagaagagccAGCGGCAGCAGGAGTTGCTGCAGCTCAAGTCCTGCGTGCCGCCTGATGAGGCACTGGCTCTGCAGCTTCGTGGGAAGCCAGAGGCTGAGCCTAGCCGGCTGCACTTGGAGCTGGACTGCGCCCGCTTCTCCCTGCCACCCTTCAGCAGCTTGAGCCCCGAGCTCTCTATGAATGGCCACGCAGCCGGCTATGAGCTCTGCAGCGCACTGGGTCGGCCCTCGCCCAAGCAGAACACCCCCCAGTACCTGGCCTCCCCGCTAGACCAGGAGGTCGTGCCCTGCACCCCTAGCCACAGCGGCCGGCCACGGCTAGAGAAGCTGTCCAGCCTGGCCCTGCCTGACTACACCAGGCTATCCCCTGCCAAGCTGGTGCTGCGGCGCCACCTGAGCCAGGACCACGCGGCCAGTGGCAAGGCAGCTGCCAGTGAGCTGCACCCACG AGCCGAGCATGCCAAGGAGAATGGGCTCCCTTACCAGAGCCCTGGCATCACTAATGGCATCAAGCTGAGCCCACAAGACCCCCGACCTTCATCCCCCACGGCTTTACAGATGGGAGAGAAGGGCCCCGAGAAG GGTGTGAAGGAGCGTGCCTACGCCAGCAGTGGGGAGGCCATCACCAGCCTGCCCGTCAGCATCCCGCTGAGCACCGTGCAGCCCAGCAAGCTGCCCGTCAGCATCCCCCTGGCCAGCGTGGTGCTGCCCAGCCGCGCCGAGAAGGCG AGAAGCACACCCAGCCCTGGGCCACCGGCCCGAGAGTCCTCATCCACGCTGGAGAAGCAGGTGGCTGCTAACACTCATGGTGCCGGGGGCAACGCTGCTGGGAGCAAGAGCCTCGCCCTGGCTCCCACAG GCTTTGCATACGCCGGCTCGGTGGCCATCAGTGGGGCCCTGGCCGGCAGCCCGGCACCCCTCGCCCCTGGAGCCGAGCCCCCAGCCCTGGACGAGTCCTCCAGCTCTGGAAGCCTCTTTGCCACCGTGGGGTCCCGCAGCTCCACCCCGCAGCACCCACCCCTGCTGACGCAGCCACGCACCTGTGGCTCGGCCTCGCCAGCCCCCCAGCTCTGCTCCAGCCCCCGGCTTGGCGCTCTGGGCCCACTCCCCGACTCTGGCAAAGGGGACCTGCCCTGCGAGGCCAGCTTCTCAGACCCTGAGAGCGAAGCCAAAAGGAGAATCGTCTTCACCATCTCGGCGGGCGCCAGCAGCACCAAGCAGTCACCTTCCAGCAAACACAGCCCTCTGCCGTCGGGTGCCCGCGGGGACGGTGGCCAGGGCCATGGGCCAGACGGCCGCAAGCGGGGCCGGAGGAAGCGGGCATCGGCGGGGACCCCCAGCCTGAGCTCGAGTGTGTCCCCCAAGCGCCGGGCCTTGCCATCTGTCGCTGGGCTTTTCACGCAGTCTTCAGGGTCCCCCCTGAACCTCAACTCCATG GTCAGCAACATCAACCAGCCCCTGGAGATCACAGCAATCTCGTCCCCTGAGAGCTCCTTAAAGAGCTCACCCGTCCCCTACCAGGACAACGACCAACCACCCGTGCTCAAGAAGGAGAAGCCCCTGAGCCAGACCAATGGTGCCCACTACTCCCCACTGACTTCGGACGAGGAGCCAGGCTCTGAGGATGAGCCCGGCAGTGCCAG aaTTGAGAGAAAAATTGCAACGATCTCCTTAGAAAGCAAGTCTCCGCCAAAAACCTTGGAAAATG GTGGCAGCCTAGCAGGAAGGAAGGCGCCGCTGGCCAGCGAGCCGGTCAACAGCAGCAAGTGGAAGTCCACCTTCTCACCCATCTCCGACCTGGGCCTGGCCAAGGCGGCCGACAGCCCGCTGCAGGCTGCCTCTGCTCTGAGCCACAACTCTCTGTTCGCTTTCCGGCCTGGCCTGGAGGAGCCCAGTGCGGCCGATGCCAagctggccacccactccaggaagAGCTTCCCGGGCACCCTGCCAGGGGCGGGCGGGCTGAGCCCCAGTAGCCTTCCTGCCAGCGGCTTCGCCCTGGGCGGGGGCCTAGCAGCTGACCTCAGTTTACACAGCTTCAGTGATGGTGCTTCTCTCTCCCACAAGGCCCCCGAGGCAGCTGGCCTGGGTGCCCCCCTGAGCTTCCCCGGCCCACGGGGCAAAGAGGGTGGCGCTGCAGAGTCTGGCCCCTTCGTGAACAAGCGGCAGCTGGACGGACTGGGCCCAAAAGGCGAGGGGGGCCTTCCCACATGCGGACCCCCGGACAAGGCCTCCACAGCGCATAGCAAGGCAGGCAAGGGCCGCGAGCGCGAGCCTGACGTCAAGAACGGCCACAACCTGTTCATGGCCGCTGCCACTGCGCCCCCTGCAGGCCTCCTCAGCGGCCCAGGTCTTGCCCCAGCGGCATCCTCGGCAGGTGGCGCAGCCCCGTCCGTGCAGACCCACCGCCCCTTCCTGGGCGCCTTCGCCCCCGGGCCACAGTTCGCACTGGGCCCCATGTCGCTACAGGCCAACCTGGGCCCAtctgtgctgcagtccctgtTCAGTTCCGTGCCCGCCGCCGGCCTGGTTCACGTCTCGACCGCCGCCACCAGATTGACCAACTCGCACGCCATGGGCAGCTTCTCCTCTGGGGTGGCCGGCGGCGCAGTTGGAG GTGTCTTTAACCACGCGGTGCCTCCCGCCTCCGCCCATCCGTTTGGAGCCAGTTTCGGCAGTGGGGCTGCATGTCGCAGCGCCACGCTGAGCTTAACCCCGCTGCAGGCGGTGGCCAGCACCCCGGCCTCTTCCTTTCAGGCCCCGTCCTCTGCGGAGCCgaggccacccccaccccctccgcaCCTGGGCCGGCCCCCTCCGGGGCAGCCCGCCCTCCACGCACCCCCTCATCCTAACGCCACCTTGCCTCCTCCCCCTGCGCTGCTCCCAGCTAACTCTGAGCCCGTGCTTCTGCAGAACCTCGTATCCCTCCCTGCTAACCAAGCTTTCTTACCCGCCTCCTCTGCCGCCTCTCTGCCGCCTGCTAACGCCTCTCTGTCCATCAAGCTCGCCTCCCTCCCGCACAAGGTGTCCCGGCCCTCCTTGACGGTGCACCACCAGCCCCTGCCTGGGCTGGCCCTGGCCCAGGCCGCGCCCGTGAACCCACAGGCCAGCTCCACGGGGCCGCCCGCCGTGTGGGTTTCCCTTGGCATGCCGCCTCCGTATGCCGCGCGCCTTGCGGGGGTTAAGCCGCGATAA